From a region of the Helianthus annuus cultivar XRQ/B chromosome 5, HanXRQr2.0-SUNRISE, whole genome shotgun sequence genome:
- the LOC118492115 gene encoding uncharacterized protein LOC118492115 — protein MIQWQHGVTGSMNQMCCLLCYADIETHDHLFFQCNYSRSVWHGVRNKVDMNSVQESWDEISSWLVQRAKSKAIYAVGSRLLVAAAAYTIWNERNSRFFSNKLRPLEKIVEIIINMVRTKLISFKYKQTSNVKRFLEEWKLNKEDLLED, from the coding sequence ATGATACAATGGCAGCATGGAGTTACGGGTTCTATGAACCAAATGTGTTGCTTATTGTGCTATGCGGATATAGAGACACATGACCATCTATTCTTTCAATGTAATTATTCGAGATCAGTGTGGCATGGTGTGCGGAACAAAGTTGACATGAACTCGGTTCAGGAATCGTGGGATGAGATCTCGAGTTGGCTGGTTCAGAGAGCAAAGTCCAAAGCTATTTATGCGGTGGGTAGCAGATTGCTTGTTGCAGCGGCGGCTTATACCATTTGGAATGAAAGGAACTCGAGATTCTTTAGTAACAAGTTGAGGCCTCTGGAGAAGATTGTTGAGATTATTATAAACATGGTGAGAACGAAATTAATATCCTTCAAGTACAAGCAAACATCCAATGTTAAGCGCTTTTTGGAGGAGTGGAAGCTGAACAAGGAAGACCTTCTTGAAGATTGA